The nucleotide sequence aacccatggaagatatcatttgaAGAAGacccaagcattatttttaatcccaatgaagatcaaaaacccaattgtagaaatttattttttttatttttaaatatttgttttgtgagtgctttattaggtgtgtttttttagttaaaatccatttaactattaggtgtgtattatagctaaaatctatttaaatttatgagtgctttattaggtgtgtattttagctaaaatacatttaatattAGATGTGTATTATacctaaaatccatttaactttaagtgtgtgagtgcccattagatataattatgtttagttgaataattgaaatagtgtggtttgtattgcatcttgtgggttataaatagctcacttgattgcatttgtaagtgtgattattattcttgaatcaaaacttagttgttttcttagaattctctctttgagaattgcttttgttctctcttattttctctattattttttgttgcgatcttaattcatttatttcttcttttaaattcttatatcatttattgttactttattatccactacctaaatggccggttagtttatgtttttaaacttctgtaattttaattcttgtcatttaattgttcaccgcctaaatggccggttagtttctactattttaattcctgtcatttaaattctattatttaaattacgtcatttaaatttttgtcaattaacttttaaatagatatgagtagctaaatccaattttgggttaaggcaaggacagtgtccaacgccaatgattcccaaagaaagctgcgctttaaatgagtaacattaatttaaatttcagtatgagtgtattttaattattgagaaactagtaagtttggattggagcataagcctaacttagaccttttatgtcatgcatgagagttactagaacttgaaacgctatcatacccaaacccggatgattaatttagttgttttgtgtattaattgcaattggatttatggtagttgcttaaattagaatcccgcatatcatgtatggggattgcttaaactaaaacatcattatctctaattgcatttactaacaaactctcatatctaaaattaaattaatgttgctaatcttttctgctaaaatttgggaatcaacgggttggcgctaaaattgtcttaactcaagtgctattcAATTTCATATTCACACCTTTagcgtttatttcaacttctgccttgctttatttaCTAGTatctattatctaaaaaattcataaaaaatcttATTGCCAATgcatccaaatgcgtgtgcgtgtgtgtgacattcttttgtcataaataaatctctcagtggacgacctagaCTCATCcagtaaatataaatttaaatttggactacaactgcactcgtacaccgacgagtataaacctctcaccaaaataaagaaaaaaatataaattttttattgtattttgttttgtgttttaattgcagggtgagagtgcagccattGGGCAAGgccaatcgataggccaaaggacCCACTCACTCAATGATTCTGTACGGTCCCATAAACCTCGGACTAAGCTTCCCTTGCTTCCGATTCCTCATTAATGGTCTTAGTGGTGAAATCCGAAGAAATACTCTATCCCCTTCTTGAAACTCCAAATCCCGTCTGCGGTGATCCGCATAGTACTTTTGGCGATCTTGAGCAATCTTCATATACCTTCTTGCCACATCAATCTTCTCAGAGGCTTGTTGCACCATTTTAGTCTTGGCCAACCGCCTTTCACCCACCTCAAGCCAGCACGAAGGCTATCTGCATCGCCTGCCATACAATGCTTCATATGGCGCCATGCCAATACTACTCTGATAGCTGTTATTATATGAAAACTCCACCAACGGCAAGTACTCATCCCAACTTCCTCCAAATTCCAGGACACATGCCTGCAACATGTCTTCCAAAACCTGGTTCACCCGCTTTGTTTGGCCATCTGTCTAAGGGTGATATGCAGTATTGAAATTCAATCTTGTTCCCAATTCCTTTTGCAAACATGTCCAAAATCTcgacaaaaattttgaatctctaTCAGACACAATGCTGACTGGGGTCTCGTGCAGCCGCACAATTTTCTGGACATAAATTCGTGACAGCTCTTCGGCACCTTGACCAGTTCGAACAAGTATAAAATGAATCGACTTTGTTAGCCTGTCGACCACAACCCATATCGAGTCTTTCTTCCTTGTTGTCTTAGGCAATCCCATGATGAAATCCATAGAGATgtgctcccatttccattctggaATCTCTAATGGTCGCAACAATCCCGCTGGTCGCTGATGCTCTATCTTAATATGCTGGCATGCGTCACACTTGGCTACGTACTGAGCCATATTCTGCTTcattccaggccaccaataAACTTCTCTCAAGTCCTTATACATCTTGTTTTCCCCTGGATGAATAGTATACTTTGATCGATGCGCTTCATCTAGAATCCTTTGccttaattctttattattcaGAATATAACTTCGCCCGTTCATCCTTAAGATTCCATCTCTGTATTCAAAACCTATCTTCACTGGCTGACCCTTCTCATCCACCCATTGGTGAAGCCTCCGATCCTCCCTGGTAGCCTGACGTATCTCCTCCCACCAACTTGGCTGAATTTGTAGACTAGCCACCATGGACATACCGTTCGCAGGCACTACACCCACCATTAGGCTACTGAACACCTCTATCAACTACCATTCCCGCATCATCATCCTGGCCGTGACTGCGAGATCCTTACGACTAAGGGTATCCACCACAACATTCGCCCGCCCTGGATGATAATGGATGGTGCAATTGTAGTCCTtcaagaactccatccatcttcGTTGTCTCATGTTCAGCTCCTTTTGGGAGAAGATATATTTTAGGCTTTTATGATCGGTATATATCTCAAATTTCTCACCATACAAATAATGTCGCCAAATCTTCAGGGCGTGGATAACTGCAACCAATTCCAAATCATGGATCGGGTATTTCTTCTCATGAGGTCGTAATTGACGTGACCCATAAGCAATCACTGTAGACCACAAATCCTCCAGACCCCTCAGGTAGGGTCAAAATCGGCGCTGTGGTTAACCTCTTCTTAAGTTCCTCAAAACTTTGCTCACATTTTCCATCCCATAAGAATTTTACATTCTTTTGAGTCAAACGTGTCAATAGCAgagcaatttttgaaaatccttcaacgaATTATCGATAGTATCCTGCTAACCCTAGAAAACTTCTCACCTCGAACACTGACCTCAGTCGGTGCCAGTTTTTAATGGCCTTTATCTTGGATGGATCCACTGATACACCGTCACCCGAAATTACATGGCCAAGAAACGCCACTTCTCTCAACTAGAAGCtacatttagaaaatttggcatatagCTTTTCGTTACGCAACTTCTCTAGCACCATCCTCAAATGCTCACGGTGCTCTACCTCACTAACTGAGtacatcaaaatatcatcaataaagatgATCACAAATTGGTCTAAAAAGAGTTTAAATACTCTattcatgagatccataaaaGTTACAGGCGCATTGGTTAACCCGAATGACATCACCAAAAATTTGAAGTGTCCATATCGACATTGAAATGTCGTCTTGGGTATATCCTCACTTCTAACTTTCAGTTGGTAGTACCCCGAGCGCAGATCAATCTTTGAAAATATTCTGGCGCCtttcaattgatcaaataactctCCAATTCTGGGCAATGGGTACTTATTTTTCACTGTCACTTTATTAAGTGCTCGGAAATCGATACACAATCGCAAActgccatctttcttctttataaACAAAACTAGAGCTCCCCATGGAGAAATACTTAGTCGAATAAATCCTTTATCCACCAAATCTTGAAGTTGTACTTTAAGCTCCCTCAACTTAGCCGGGGCCATGCGATAAGTGGGTATAGAAATTGGTGTTGTTCCCGACAAAAGTTCAATGGCAAACTCCACTTCTCGATCGAAGGTAGCTCTGATAAGTCTTTTGGAAAAACATCCAAGAACTCCCTTACTACTTCTACATCCTCCGGCTTCTTTTCTAACTTATCGTCGACCACCATAACATGAGCTATAAATCCATATGCTCCCTTTTTCAACCATTTGCACGCCTTCAAggctgataaaaattttaactgCCTACCAAACCGTGCTCCCTTAAACTTCACCACCTTTCCCCCTGGACATCCCAATTCCACTGTCTTTCCCAAACAGTCTATACTAACACATGTTAGTATAGGTGCTccagacccaatcagattgggcatgttgtacactgacaattgtaatcatgtgtattatttgaataaggagttgttcaaattcacaagaagtcattctattagtttcttgttattattgtaataactgaatgaaactagatagaagtccatatgatgtatactgtgattaatctataaagatgtaagatgatgcatcacagtttctagacatcattaaacgtcccaagtcgtagcaatgtcaagaatggacattgacaattgcggtaagacttgtatgtgctatgtttttgctatgtgatagcaacgggggtctcacacccataggcatggggatgcctagacaagtacataggtgaccaatgttggagaacgtgtcactggacatgactcgccatgagaatccattttggttatatgttgatggaattctcatacgagatgggtgtaactaatcctttgacctgaggttgtcatggtcatctcataagaagagcgatatgctttgacatcgtttcgatgggcctagataaaggctgcacgtgggcgatcgttgggcatatcgtgagacttatggagatgggtgcataactaagataggactcgtctatcccttgatagaggatgatgtatctaaggcgccttcggtggatattcactttaaatccatgtccatggtaaaagagatcaataaggagttattgatttactttctattaagtgaagatattcagaagaccgaagaaaactcatgtgatcattatcaagcaacacatcgccatacttgagatcacataagatacattgacaagaggatcgaattacacggtaaccatgctcgtgaaaggttatttgcggattataaatccttttgaataattgggtaggcatgatgccttgctagaggccaatcttgtcttatgtgtttgtaccgacacattgccaacatattcggaagcctaatgagtcatacgcaataggcatggtccctagcttaaacaaGGAGAGTGGaggtatggttaagtgggacacttcggcaagaagttttgccgtcgtaggttctcacggaaaaagaacaaatagacataatgacgtcgatatgacgaggtgtcgtcataataaaaaaagtttcctaaaaatgacaattgattaaattaggaaggagtttctaatttaataattttctattttttggagtggcaaataggaaataaaatatttttgggcttaagttaatatttggactaaattagatttgggtcaaatattaaattaaatattatatttggactaaattagatttaggccaaatattaaaataaatattatatttaaactaaattagatttggaccaaatattaaatattatatttggaccaaattaaatttgggttaaatattaaatattatatttgggcttgaattagatttggggcaaaatattttatttaaaatataaaaggatttgggccatttaattatatttctagttggactagaatacgcccacttaatattctaattaaattagaattaatgggctagcccaatccattagggttttagaaaccctaggatatttcactataaatatttctttatgcgttgcccaaaatagtagtgatttttggtgtcgtttttcaagagttgaaaaacgtattgccgttcactcttcccgtttctttttggcatcgatttgaaacgtgggcgttcttttaccgtccatacacaagccgtgcaaaggagaaggagctagcactcctattcccctctccttgccaacggacgcgtgccgcgtatcacgagttagaggccggacgtttagacggctcgaatccgcaaacgactcgataatctaaaggttagatttatttatttgtttgtgaatgatttgattttgacgttgatccaatcgtcgggatcggggtaagttcaaaaatttttgaactacgatgtttgccccgtagcgatcatgCTTAAATTCCAGAATATCGAGAAAGAAAATCCATACCTAGGATGACATCGAAATCATGCATCTCCATAAGTATCATATCTATCTTAAATTTCTCGTCCTCAATATCCACATCACAATCTCGGACTATTAAATTAGTCTCCATAATCTCCCCAATTGGAGACTGAATTCTAACTCCATGCCTTATTATTAAGGGTTCAAGACCCAAACTCCTAGTAGACTCATTTTCTATGAATGAATGAGTTGCACCAGGGTCCACCAATGCATGTACAAGAGTAGTGTGGATGAAGAGCGTACCTTCCACCACGCTCAGGTCAATATCCGCCTCCGCCTTTGCCAGGTGAAACACTCGAGCTGGTTGTGGACCCGATTTTCcttttggcttctttccttggTCAGATTTGCCTCGCTAGGGGCAGTTCTATGCATAGTGTCCCCGCTGTTTGCAAGCATAACATGTCACCTCCCTTTTGGGCCCTTCCTCGATCTTCAATGTTTTCCTCGAGGGGCAGTCTCTCGTAAAATGTCCAGTTTCTCCACAAACAAAGCAACCTGCTCCCTTACTTTTGGTCCCACACTTATTGCAAGCATGTCTTTTCTGGCACTTCTTGCAAtacttttcctttttaaatttgGCTCCTTCCGGCTTCTTGAATTGGGCTATTGGAGGCTTTGTTGACTTGTCTTTACTCTCCACTTCTTTTTTCAAATCACTGCAGAGCTTCCGTTCTCCTTGAGCCATCATGTTCCTCTCAACGATAATGGCCTTCTCGACCACATCCTCAAATGTGCGAATGTTCCATGCGTACAGAACTTGCTTAACTTCTTTTCTGAGTCCTTGGAAAAACTTCTGGGCCTTCTCAAAATTGTTAATGGTGTATATGGGCACATATTTTATCAACTTGGAAAACTTGGCTTTGTACTGTACCACGGACATATCATCTGTTTGAGCCAACTTTAAGAACTCTTGCTTTTTCACCTCTCTCCAGTACTTGGGAAAGTATTTATCATTAAATGCAGTCTTAAATTGTTCCCAAGTAATAGGTGTCACCCGTACATCCCCATTTTCTTGAATAGTATTTCGAGTCCTTAAGACTCCTAACATAGACTTCCACCAAatagctgcttcttcttctaacaTAAATGTTGCACATCTTACCCAGTGCTCTTCAGggcattctaagtgttccagcAGCTTTTTTGTTTGCTACATCCAATATTCTCCCATGCTTGGGTCCACTTTCGAGTCACTCTTAAAACTTGGCGGATGTAAATCCTGATACATCTTCATCCAATTTATGGTAGAGGTTTCTGATCTGTTCATTGAACTCATCATCATTTCAACAAACCTTTCAAATGACCTGTCACCACTTGGCATCCCTGAGCCGCTTCCTTCTGGGATGTCTCGAGATGACGACTGGGCCTGGCCCCTCCTTCTGTTAAGTTGCTCTTCACGATTCATCTGCACAATGGTACAAGCGACATTCATTTTCTACTACACCATAACCACACATACATGCATAACACAAGTTTTGAGCAATGCTATACAAGATGAAATTTTCCAAGGTGACTTATATAAACAAGATCCAAGCTTACAAGAGAGCTTTCCCCTTtacaaaaggatttcaaagagAGGAAAAGCCTATAATCACCCTGAACCAAAACCACACGAAGACAAAATACATCatatttccccccccccccagcccCACAAAACCCAACCTTCTGAGCTCACCAGTCACCTAACATGACTTAGCTCTACCCACGGCCTCCACATCATAACCCTTGCCACTAGGCCCACATGATGCATCAATCACATAGCTACTCTGAGGCTTGCCTGGGATAACCCCACCTCGGAGCTTCAAACTGATTGGGTCGCTGTAGTAGATTCTAATCTGGGTCTCGGAATCCTCCGAGGGTTCCTCATAAGGGGCTTCAGGAGAATCTACCTCCCTACCAAGGTCTTCTTCAGAATCGTCTATGGATTCATTATTTCCCACGCTTTCTTCATTCGGTCTCGCATGCCCACGGACGACTTCTCTGGACTGCCACACGTCCGTCTCTCGGATCATCTCAACGAATAAGGCAAAGTTTTGGGACACTCGTGGACGCCTAGCAATCCTCCTCGCGTACCGCCTCCATTTTCCATGGAGTAACTCCTTCACATAGTGCACCTTTATTTCTCCCAATAAACCAGGAGGTAagtgatgttctacccttgtgtttagttttgatgatgaaaaataataccttgttttatccctaagtcatgagtcaagtctatgattttcaacaaaaatcaatttcaagtgctttgttaaaatgaaaaccaaaaagatttatgattttctatattagttggagatttgaaagtcaagtatttagtcttaaaagaatttcctaaaatgattttcaaattagctttgaagtcgttggtcaacatagagctaaaattgttctaaggcaaaagaccaacttgaacataaatgtgtttgatgaaaatccaatcttaagtatgaaaaatcatttatgttaatctcattcttcagaataagctttcatattttgaagcgtGCATGAAAGATTTTGGCTTAAAACTTaaacgtatgaaaaatcctttagttcatgcatcatgtcttgaaactcgttttgataacgtttcaatattttttctaagtctgaaagactagcaccttataaggagacatatatgaaaatgtttcctttttagaaaactaactcccggtaattcaatagctaacattcattagtgataaaataatttttaacgaatttttcaagaaatagaaagtgtatatcttggaggtggtaaaatcgcaaaatcataagttcctactaaaatccaaattctacttttttattcttatggattttgatttttttgatatttttattgaatcgaaatggggggtactttcttatttacatttatgtattaaagtaaatgaaatgtaaatatgttgtaatgtttccaagcttcattctgttgaaaatcttcctcatctgtcgactgtgtgcttcaatttgtcgactatgcataaagatagtcgactatgcttgttcagtctgttGACTATATCttatatctgtcgactatgcataaagATAGTTGAttatgcttgttcagtctgtcgattatatcttgtatctgtcgattatttttacatttgtcgactatcaagtaaggatagtcgactatggcttttcatctatcgactatttttgttcatgaatttcaaaattttccttgtattttttatcTATTGACTATGTAAAaagatctgtcgactatgagaagttttggttgagaaatagtcgactatgctttcttatctgtcgactatgcctagttttatttggagaaatagtcaactaacccatttgatctgtcgactatgtgtttcacagaaacttacaacggctagtttttcaatctccaacagctagtttctcattctccaatgGCTCAATAATGGCTAGTTTTGTGCAAgactcttgggatgcttatatatacatatcaaggagatcaagagaaggctaatggacgagaatgaaataatttgagcttactgttactctcatttgtatttacagtgattgtgcttcatttttttctctcttcaaggctttgattttaacttgtattaattcattcaagccttgttttcattgtgagagaacttgtaactaagagtgtcaactcttagcatctcatttacatttgtatcacttttattttcctagcttattatgctagaggacttgctgcctgaagcaaggggttgaatttcctagcttgtgtagctagagggcccatttgattgggaggtttgtaattcctagtcttgaactagaggacctacttggtttaagtaggggggttttagtggatggtttgaaaaatccttagtgaggagctaaggtagtggattaggcttgggttaagccgaaccactataaatccttgtgttttcttgtgtttgtgttctttgatatatttatctttccaaacatttcattattcctcacttggttaacatatttatctttgttcatttgtcatttttatgctttacgctttaaaactctaaaaccccaatctatatcaaaaagtttttcaagttctattaattaagtttttaaaataaccaattcaccccccctcttggtgtgtgccatagcacctctcggtcTAACAGTAAGGCTGTGCCCGGGGTCTCCGCTGTGACATCTTCCACCCCGTTGAGGTAATGCTGGATAGACTCACCGGGTCTCATAATTGATAAGGctaaagtccattgggccttcaGCCTCCGGATGTAGTCTCGCACTAGCCACACTAAACGAAATGGGGTTCATCTCTCCATACCTATGCACAAAACACCACACCATAGACATTAACCCAAGGACATCACCACCACAACAATCATATCAGCAAAACTATAATGTCCAATAATCATGAAATCCCATCTCAAACTAAAATCACgatctgataccaaactgtaacgccctgctcccacctatgggtgttactcacgaatagccaacttactattcacacgctagggcaaagaggaagagacggctacgtttcaatgagaaacgacctaggtgggaactaggctttgccctcccttcgctccactcaaggatccgGGAAATATCGAAACGACCCCGTGAtaataaaacccgaaacctcgcaaagagtcaccccttctcaagctcttaatgaagagctgTGGATGACTTCCTAGGATCGACAAACTAAACTAACTCACtcgcttcatataaattatggcataaggccttaattataagaaaataaattttcttttccccaactattaacctatttatctcacttccaattcctttagaaaagatttggattaatatttctttggaaaaatttaataaaattttccttatcaaatctccattgatttttctttttaattatttcaaaatacctcaaatttccaacccttaggaaataaattttgaaatacaaacatCAAGCGTTCtcatccatttttcaaaatttaaggaaaatactccattatttattttcaaaaatataggaattttcccacaattgtctcaaaatttatattaatttaataattaatttggaggcttaaatactcatttatttaattatttaaacatgcttttatttctgaaatttcccaaaataacatattttattaaataaatagaaaataaataaaaagaatctcAACAATAGCAGGGGGCGGGCAGCAGCAATCAGCCGCGCCGATCGCGCGCCCGCTGGCTACCCAGCCGCGCACGCGCTGGCCGCCTGCCATGCGAGCGCGCGCATGCTGCATGCGGCCGCGCCCAGCCACGCGCCCTACGCCAGCACACTACCCCCAgcctttttaattaaaaagaatatttttttttccttttaaaccaaactttccagaattcTTAAATACATTGAATACCCTCCGAAACATCCAAGTTTTCCACCATtcatccacattaagcattcatacatatttaattaaaataaatacaatatccATACACAAAACCATACACCAACACATACATTCTTCTTGcttcattaccttcaaccttccaaaactccctttcctttagaagattccccacctacatagaggtcaaaggaccttatgagccaatgctcagtaagggtgctatgcaaatgtaaatgtaatatgagaaataaacatgtaatgcaaatgcaatgcatataatgggtagtcctccatgccctcataaccactcaggttaaggcaccaaccaacccctccctCATCACTAGTcatccatatggccataggtccactagaacacaaacatgcaaatatgaccattacatgcaactcatacaaaacaattacaaatgcaagcaaaccccaccacttggggtcatcccttacctctttttcCTTGAAACTTCAAGCCCTCACTTGCAAAGACTCTCTCTTTAGctttcaaccaccttaagaaaagaattcttaaagcattaatgatcttgaagactagagaaatgaaaggagaaTGAAGACTTACTTACTTTCTAGAAGAGATTTAAATCAAGACttacctttctttcctttggaagctcacaagagaactctccttgatctctaatttcttccaccaaGCAAAACCTCCTCTTAGaaatttctcttcctttatatataatgtcttgacatctcacaagttcaagactaatttctaacccttgatcaatcttttgaagaacaaatcctaacccttgaaactagcacaatccttgtgcttttaATAAACTTAATCCTACCCTTTGATTTAGAAAGAACTAATCTCTACTCTCTAGAAAAACACAATCCTTGCCATTTAGCctctttaaatctccacccttgatgataaactagagactaaatctccatTATCCATTCCTTTATTAGgcttattaaatatttgtttatttgtaaATTTGGCTATCATGCCACTTTCAAGAATCAATTGTAGCCATTAGATCTTGATCATTTCCAAgctaaatcctcaaccattggatcaaagctccaattcccataattcccaattttcaaaattaagaaatattgactaatttcaagattgactaatatccaatttcctttttcattttctttaattacttTAATGATGACTCTCACTTAATGCTTGAGAGattatttcccttttctttttgactTACTTTAATCTCACTCTTGTtccacaagatcatgccaagtgtcccacttacacttaatccatctaatttcttattcccatatttaattaaatcccttccatgagatcttgccaagtgtcaccaatctaccttacttggcttccattttaattccacattttccattcatttttccatgcatttaaacaataattaatttctcccaaaattctctaatatataaatattttctccacaaaataatttaccttttatgggACGGGACTCtaaattaccgttttgcccttcttaaggcatcctatatattatgtgccttctctttgattcaagggcaattatggtaattttcatataccattattctcttaattgacaattttatcatgactcatcGAAGGTATTACACTttccttaattccacttaggaattatTAAATACACTTCAGCCCTCCAAGGCCTTAAATTATTATCATGAAGCCACTCCTAAGctcaatttcttcaaaaattaatatccgacttttactcgataaagtTAATTTCGTCTCAGCGCATGCAAGGGGCCTTTTCTCTACCCGAAAACACTTCAGGGTTTCCTTACTCACAAAATCGGActacccctagggtcccctcagctttcTAAAGGTCTCCTACTATCATTTGGTACCAGCACCCATTcaggcttatacaaaatttatttcaacAATTATTCCAattcggactgcttccagcgtc is from Diospyros lotus cultivar Yz01 chromosome 2, ASM1463336v1, whole genome shotgun sequence and encodes:
- the LOC127794794 gene encoding uncharacterized protein LOC127794794, yielding MLEEEAAIWWKSMLGVLRTRNTIQENGDVRVTPITWEQFKTAFNDKYFPKYWREVKKQEFLKLAQTDDMSVVQYKAKFSKLIKYVPIYTINNFEKAQKFFQGLRKEVKQVLYAWNIRTFEDVVEKAIIVERNMMAQGERKLCSDLKKEVESKDKSTKPPIAQFKKPEGAKFKKEKYCKKCQKRHACNKCGTKSKGAGCFVCGETGHFTRDCPSRKTLKIEEGPKREVTCYACKQRGHYA